Within Vicia villosa cultivar HV-30 ecotype Madison, WI linkage group LG1, Vvil1.0, whole genome shotgun sequence, the genomic segment ATTGCGGACAAAACACACATCCACTTCTCTTCGTGATTTTTTTTAGTACcagagtatttttttttttttgcaactaATCTTATATGATAAAGCCGGAATTATTTAGAAGATAGACCTCTCCTAACAGATTTTTCCATaggatttttgtttcttttttggcTGTTAGGCCTCTTTGCTTCCCAAAAAAAGTGCAAATGTACTTGGACAATTTATGTGTAAAAATAGATTCTTTCATATCCTATGATATGATTGATTATCATACCAACTAACCAACTATAGCTTGTTCAAGCCCATTGTGCAAAACTCAACCAAGAAAATGTGCTAGAGAATTACCATATGATCAACCCATTCCGTAATCATATGATAATTTCATCACAGATGTGAAATAAGAGACTATAAGCACCACTGTCAATAAATAAGCAACAATATACTTTTCACCAGATGGAAAAAACAACAACGCAAGTCAATACATACACAAGAGAACAAAGTATTTCACAAACCCTCAAAAAATGCAGTAACACAACTGCACACCAAATTCCATCGAACATTCATTGCAAAACATAGCAGAAAGGGTTAGTCATTCATCATATCTGTTTACGATAATTTAAAGTTGCCATAATGGGCATCAAGTTCCAGCAGAAAGATTTGTGTATTTACAAAAATGGTTGAAATCAGCAAGAAACTACGGAGCTTGATTTACTTTGGTTCGTTTAGCATGTTCTAGAAAGTAATTACCATCCACCTTTGCTACCATTGTCATTTTTCTTGCCCCCCCACGAACCTGCAGCACCACCTACATAATACATCAGTCACAAGTTTAAGTGAGTTTGTTATATACAAAATTAGATACTTGTTTTCTGAttcacattaaataaataaacattcctTGCATGCCCATaatctttttttcatttgaaaATATCTCAAGCTTATCAAAATGGATGTATACTAGAGAGGACAATTCCTTACCATTTGCTGCAGAATCATTCCAACTAGACGATTGACCCTTATCTGGAGCAGACTCGGTTCCCTTTGCCCAGCCAGCACTAGAATCAGTTCCCTTTGCCCAGCCAGCACCGGAATCAGTTCCCTTTGCCCAGCCAGCACCAGAATCCGTTCCCTTTGCCCAGCCAGCACCGCCTTTATCCTCTGTCCCCTGTCCTGGCCCATCACTGTTCCAACCACTGCTAGCTCCACCACTTGCTGAAGTCCAGCTCTGCCACGGCTTATTACTTCCACCTCCAGCATTACTTGAACGCTCCTTATCTGCATTATCATGGCTCCAGCTCCCTCCATCCTTCTTGTCACCACTATTCTGGTTCCAAGCCCCAGACCCACTATTATTCTTCCAGCCGGAGGATCCATCCTCGCCGGAATCGCGGCTATTGTTCCAAGCACCAGGTTGGTCATTCCTTCCACGGCCTCTGCCTCCTCCGAATCCTCTGTCTCTACCACCAAAACCTTCATTATCTGATCTACCTCTACCACCAAAGCCCCCACGTTCTCCTCTACCCCGAAACCCTCTACCTCTAAAGCCACCTCTATCAGAGCCACCTCTATCAGAGCCACCTCTATCAGAGCCACCTCTACCACGGTAACCTCCCCTCCCCCCACCTCCGTCTTCAGAAGTTTCATTTGGACCTTCATTGCTTCTCCAATTAGTGCCTTCACTTGCACCACCAGAACTAGAATTCCAGTTGCTTTTCTTTCCCCAATTTGAATCTTGAGATTGGGGATCAGAATTCCATTTACTTTTGTTCACATCTGAAGCTTGGCTTCCACTGTTTCCTGAGTTCCATTCGCTTTTCTTGCCCCATCCACCAGATTGATCCGACTCAGATGTGGTTCCAGTGTTCACTGCAGCACCCCACGAGGGCTTCAGAGTTGAAGTACTTTTAGTGCCCCAGGCAGTATTCTGATTGTCGTTAAGCTCTGCCTGACCCGAACTGCCTCCACCTTTACCCCAGCCACCAGACTGATCAGGCTCAGATGGGACTCCTGTGTTCACTGCAGCACCCCATGAGGGCTTCGGAGTTGAAGTACTTTTATTGCCCCAGGAAGTATTCTGATTGTCATTAAGCTCTGCCTGACCCGAGCTGCCTCCACCTTTTCCCCATCCACTAGATTGATCTGGCTCAGATGTGGTTCCAGTGTTCACTGCAGCACCCCACGAGGGCTTCGAAGTTGAAGTGCTTTTAGTGCCCCAGGAAGAATGACCAGAATTCTGATTGTCGTTAAGCTGTGCCTGAACTGAACTGCCTCCACTTTTTCCCCATCCACCAGATTGATCTGGCTCAGATGTGGTTCCAGTGTTCACTGCAGCACCCCATGAGGGCTTCGGAGCTGAAGTACTTTTAGTGCCCCAGGAAGTATTCTGATTGTCATTAAGCTCTGCCTGACCCGCGCTGCCTCCACTTTTTCCCCATCCACCAGATTGATCTGGCTCAGATGTGGTTCCAGTGTTCACTGCAGCACCCCATGAGGGCTTCGGAGCTGAAGTACTTTTAGTGCCCCAGGAAGTATTCTGATTGTCATTAAGCTCTGCCTGACCCGAGCTGCCTCCACCTTTTCCCCATGCACCAGATTGATCTGGCTCAGATGTGGTTCCAGTGTTCACTGCAGCACCCCATGAGGGCTTCGGAGTTGAAGTGCTTTTAGTGCCCCAGGAAGTATTCTGACTGTCGTTAAGCTCTGCCTGACCCGAGCTGCCTCCACCTTTTCCCCATCCACTAGATTGATCTGGCTCAGACGTGGTTCCAGTGTTCACTGTAGCACCCCATGAGGGCTTTGGTGTTGAAGTACTCTTAGTGCCCCAGGAAGTATTCTGATTGTCGTTAAGCTCTGCCTGACCCGAACTGCCTCCACCTATTCCCCAGCCACCAGACTGATCAGGCTCAGATGTGACTGTGGTGTTCTCTGTAACACCCCATGAGGGCTTTGGAGTTGAAGTACTTTTAGCGCCCCAGCCGTTATCTTCTGCATTACCCTGAGAGCTGGGGGGATCCGAGGTAGATCCTggctgcaacaacaacaaaaatatatttacaaatgcagaaaaataacaaacaaaaccCTTGAGGGAGACAGAAAAGAGGCAAAGGGGGAATAAAAGTGTATCGAGTATTTTTGGACTACAGTACGGCATACCACAGAACTCGGAGCTGAAGGGTTAGACCATGCACTCCTGCAAAAACAATACCGTAAGACACGAGGGGACAAAAAACAGAGCAATAAAATGCAAACTAAAAagtaaaataagaacaaaagacTGTCCTAGCAAAAACAATTATCATGACAGTGTTTTTTAAACAAGAATGCTATTGTACAAATATACACTATAATTTCTTCATATATCAATTAGAGACTATTCATGAAGACTGTGTTCTTTTCTGTATCAGAAGAAGTGTTGTTACATTGCAGCCATAGCGGAAAGGTGAGGCGGATTTTGTGAAACGCCACCTACCATGGTGGTGCCGTATGTTGCCATCCCAATTTTATATGGCAAAGTTTTGGCCATCCACTATAAACTACCATTCACCATATACAACATTGTTTTCATGATTAATGAACAATTTTCTGATATTATGTGAACCTTCCTTTTGAAGATAGAAGCCATCAAGAATAATTAGCCATCACTATGAAATCAGAGTAACTAACTACCCATCACAATGCAATATGCATACCTTTCAGCTGACGTTTCTCCAGCATTCCATCCACCACCTCCAGTGGAGGTTTGTCCAGCATTCCAACCACCGCCTCCAGTGGAGGTTTGTCCAGCATTCCAACCATCGCCTCCAGTGGAGGTTTGTCCAGCATTCCAACCACCACCTCCAGTGGAGGTTTCACCAGCATTCCATCCACAGCCTCCTGTGGACGTTCCCGCATTACTATTCATCCAACCTTTCCAATTGAAAAGATGTAAATCTCAACAAAAAAATCAATGGCAAATAGAGCACAGCAAAGGAAACTGTCATGCATGTTAATTAAAGACTGTTTTATATGGACAATGTTATTCTTGTTGAAGGACTAGGAGATGCCAATAAATTTGAGAAAAAAGGATTCCCACCTCCAGAGCCGCCTTCAGCGCCACCCAGCAAATCAAATGGCTTCAGTGAACTCGAATCTGGATCATCACTAATATAAGAAACATAAAGAACTCAGAACAATGCTCACAAACAGACAAAACAAACAGTAACAGTAAGAAGTTCCGGCAATCACATTTCACGCCAATCTCATAAATACCTTGTTGACACTGCGGTACTCTTCCCTTGAACCACAGAAAGGTGCTCAGATTTAACTGAATGAAAACAAAGTTCATGGAAATTGTCACAGATGATGGTGATCTGATATTCAAAGAATCTGATATTCAAAGAATCGAGAGTGAGACCAGCATCAGCATACCTGTAAGAAACTTTTGTTGAGAATCTAGTTTCACAGTAACATCAGAGCGACGTATGCCAGTGACACGGCAGAGGTATCCCTTCAAAGGACCTATCCTAATTCTCAAGGTCTGGCCAATAGCAAACAAGCTGTCACTGTCCCCACGGTTAACTGCATGCACAATTATTACATTGAGAAAAATTAGTAACATGTGTACTGTGTCCACATCTAAAAGACATGTCTAGGAGAAGGGCATCTTTGCATACACTCGCGATCACTTTCTCTTGCTTGCCATGGCTTTTTCGGTGACAGTGGTGACCTTGGCGATGATGGTTGATCATCAAAGACTAAAGGACCTGGTTCACCATCCTGAGTATAGATCAATgagtaaaaaaatcaaaactcaacacaagttCTCAGTGTTTCTATCCAAGCAGGTACTAGAAAAGATATTAGACCTTTCCAGTTCCACTGAAATCACCAACAGCAAGCTTGACTTTCTCACACATAATAGCTTTAGCTGTGAAGTAACCACCATTTTCTTCCTCATTTCCATCATACACAAAAACAATCCCTCGATAGATATGCCTAACCACACCTTGTTTAccctacaaaataaaataatagttttgAAAATATCAAAAGGTGTGAAGATATTCAAAAATACCACAACCAACAAAAACCCATTCAGAAACAAGCATCATACCTGGGATGGACCTTCCAGAACCTTAACGTTATCATTAACAATTATAGTCTTATTGTGCAGGTCTTGGGCACTAAGTTTAAGATCACACAGCGCACTTTTTATTTCGGTTCGTTCAACAGTTACAGCAGCAGGTCCTTCTGAACTCTCTTTTAGAATCTACAACAGATCGGAAAAGCTATAATATAACTATAAAAAAAGGCACCAGAAAGCTTATAAAAATGACACTGCATAAACTGAATATTACCTTGTAAGTACCATCTTTATCAGTGCTTATTATCACACCAAAGTCCTTTTTGCTGCAATGGAAAAGCTCTGTCAGACATTAAAATCATCCATCTGCAGGATGTGCATGTGTGCAACTGCATCGGcatgtgtgtgcgtgtgtgagTGAGAAAGAGAGTTTGTACAATATCATGAATGCTAAGTTTAAGCAAAACTTACCGAAAACACACGAGAGCAaataattcaaaatcttttcctgaACCTGATGAGCCCTCTCCTTTGCCATCGCCCTTGTCAGCTGTTATTACCCGCTTTTTCTTTGTGTCGCCATAAATATTAGAAAGCCAATCCATATCATTTGATTCATTGTTTTCAGAAGACCCGAACTTTAATTGCTCCTCCTCAGTGGGAACAACACCCCAAAAACTTAATGAATCTGGAGATACTTTCTTATATACATATCCATCTTTGAGGAGCAAGCCATCAAGAACCTGAAAAACCTTGCCTGTGTCCTGGTCGCGTCTAATTTGGATCAGAGGTCGGAATTCCCTGCAGAACCATTGAAAAATAACCATCAGACAAACaatccaaaaaataaaaatt encodes:
- the LOC131642451 gene encoding protein RNA-directed DNA methylation 3 isoform X3, yielding MTNKGKANAKGKAPAGKDSDGKRKRGYDDDKTGGLKRKNRGVDQFFEEEADDIDDSEESDSIDLSDDSYEDEFETLSTRNVSDKGQSSYPSVPKQELVDEEEYDRLMEERVNSRFFTFAGDGDDEFEDKPMDQSSLHHALKESIPTIWKVKCTVGRERLSAICLMQKFVHLKSLDTKLQIISAFAVDHMKGYVYIEAERQCDINEACKGITGIYATRVQPVPRNEVFHLFSVKIKKPEISEGMWARVKAGNYKGDLAQVVAVNNTRKKVTVKLIPRIDLQALAAKFGGGCRQKNSVPAPRLISSSELEEFRPLIQIRRDQDTGKVFQVLDGLLLKDGYVYKKVSPDSLSFWGVVPTEEEQLKFGSSENNESNDMDWLSNIYGDTKKKRVITADKGDGKGEGSSGSGKDFELFALVCFRKKDFGVIISTDKDGTYKILKESSEGPAAVTVERTEIKSALCDLKLSAQDLHNKTIIVNDNVKVLEGPSQGKQGVVRHIYRGIVFVYDGNEEENGGYFTAKAIMCEKVKLAVGDFSGTGKDGEPGPLVFDDQPSSPRSPLSPKKPWQARESDREFNRGDSDSLFAIGQTLRIRIGPLKGYLCRVTGIRRSDVTVKLDSQQKFLTVKSEHLSVVQGKSTAVSTSDDPDSSSLKPFDLLGGAEGGSGGGCGWNAGETSTGGGGWNAGQTSTGGDGWNAGQTSTGGGGWNAGQTSTGGGGWNAGETSAERSAWSNPSAPSSVPGSTSDPPSSQGNAEDNGWGAKSTSTPKPSWGVTENTTVTSEPDQSGGWGIGGGSSGQAELNDNQNTSWGTKSTSTPKPSWGATVNTGTTSEPDQSSGWGKGGGSSGQAELNDSQNTSWGTKSTSTPKPSWGAAVNTGTTSEPDQSGAWGKGGGSSGQAELNDNQNTSWGTKSTSAPKPSWGAAVNTGTTSEPDQSGGWGKSGGSAGQAELNDNQNTSWGTKSTSAPKPSWGAAVNTGTTSEPDQSGGWGKSGGSSVQAQLNDNQNSGHSSWGTKSTSTSKPSWGAAVNTGTTSEPDQSSGWGKGGGSSGQAELNDNQNTSWGNKSTSTPKPSWGAAVNTGVPSEPDQSGGWGKGGGSSGQAELNDNQNTAWGTKSTSTLKPSWGAAVNTGTTSESDQSGGWGKKSEWNSGNSGSQASDVNKSKWNSDPQSQDSNWGKKSNWNSSSGGASEGTNWRSNEGPNETSEDGGGGRGGYRGRGGSDRGGSDRGGSDRGGFRGRGFRGRGERGGFGGRGRSDNEGFGGRDRGFGGGRGRGRNDQPGAWNNSRDSGEDGSSGWKNNSGSGAWNQNSGDKKDGGSWSHDNADKERSSNAGGGSNKPWQSWTSASGGASSGWNSDGPGQGTEDKGGAGWAKGTDSGAGWAKGTDSGAGWAKGTDSSAGWAKGTESAPDKGQSSSWNDSAANGGAAGSWGGKKNDNGSKGGW
- the LOC131642451 gene encoding protein RNA-directed DNA methylation 3 isoform X2; the encoded protein is MTNKGKANAKGKAPAGKDSDGKRKRGYDDDKTGGLKRKNRGVDQFFEEEADDIDDSEESDSIDLSDDSYEDEFETLSTRNVSDKGQSSYPSVPKQELVDEEEYDRLMEERVNSRFFTFAGDGDDEFEDKPMDQSSLHHALKESIPTIWKVKCTVGRERLSAICLMQKFVHLKSLDTKLQIISAFAVDHMKGYVYIEAERQCDINEACKGITGIYATRVQPVPRNEVFHLFSVKIKKPEISEGMWARVKAGNYKGDLAQVVAVNNTRKKVTVKLIPRIDLQALAAKFGGGCRQKNSVPAPRLISSSELEEFRPLIQIRRDQDTGKVFQVLDGLLLKDGYVYKKVSPDSLSFWGVVPTEEEQLKFGSSENNESNDMDWLSNIYGDTKKKRVITADKGDGKGEGSSGSGKDFELFALVCFRKKDFGVIISTDKDGTYKILKESSEGPAAVTVERTEIKSALCDLKLSAQDLHNKTIIVNDNVKVLEGPSQGKQGVVRHIYRGIVFVYDGNEEENGGYFTAKAIMCEKVKLAVGDFSGTGKDGEPGPLVFDDQPSSPRSPLSPKKPWQARESDREFNRGDSDSLFAIGQTLRIRIGPLKGYLCRVTGIRRSDVTVKLDSQQKFLTVKSEHLSVVQGKSTAVSTSDDPDSSSLKPFDLLGGAEGGSGGWMNSNAGTSTGGCGWNAGETSTGGGGWNAGQTSTGGDGWNAGQTSTGGGGWNAGQTSTGGGGWNAGETSAERSAWSNPSAPSSVPGSTSDPPSSQGNAEDNGWGAKSTSTPKPSWGVTENTTVTSEPDQSGGWGIGGGSSGQAELNDNQNTSWGTKSTSTPKPSWGATVNTGTTSEPDQSSGWGKGGGSSGQAELNDSQNTSWGTKSTSTPKPSWGAAVNTGTTSEPDQSGAWGKGGGSSGQAELNDNQNTSWGTKSTSAPKPSWGAAVNTGTTSEPDQSGGWGKSGGSAGQAELNDNQNTSWGTKSTSAPKPSWGAAVNTGTTSEPDQSGGWGKSGGSSVQAQLNDNQNSGHSSWGTKSTSTSKPSWGAAVNTGTTSEPDQSSGWGKGGGSSGQAELNDNQNTSWGNKSTSTPKPSWGAAVNTGVPSEPDQSGGWGKGGGSSGQAELNDNQNTAWGTKSTSTLKPSWGAAVNTGTTSESDQSGGWGKKSEWNSGNSGSQASDVNKSKWNSDPQSQDSNWGKKSNWNSSSGGASEGTNWRSNEGPNETSEDGGGGRGGYRGRGGSDRGGFRGRGFRGRGERGGFGGRGRSDNEGFGGRDRGFGGGRGRGRNDQPGAWNNSRDSGEDGSSGWKNNSGSGAWNQNSGDKKDGGSWSHDNADKERSSNAGGGSNKPWQSWTSASGGASSGWNSDGPGQGTEDKGGAGWAKGTDSGAGWAKGTDSGAGWAKGTDSSAGWAKGTESAPDKGQSSSWNDSAANGGAAGSWGGKKNDNGSKGGW
- the LOC131642451 gene encoding protein RNA-directed DNA methylation 3 isoform X1, which translates into the protein MTNKGKANAKGKAPAGKDSDGKRKRGYDDDKTGGLKRKNRGVDQFFEEEADDIDDSEESDSIDLSDDSYEDEFETLSTRNVSDKGQSSYPSVPKQELVDEEEYDRLMEERVNSRFFTFAGDGDDEFEDKPMDQSSLHHALKESIPTIWKVKCTVGRERLSAICLMQKFVHLKSLDTKLQIISAFAVDHMKGYVYIEAERQCDINEACKGITGIYATRVQPVPRNEVFHLFSVKIKKPEISEGMWARVKAGNYKGDLAQVVAVNNTRKKVTVKLIPRIDLQALAAKFGGGCRQKNSVPAPRLISSSELEEFRPLIQIRRDQDTGKVFQVLDGLLLKDGYVYKKVSPDSLSFWGVVPTEEEQLKFGSSENNESNDMDWLSNIYGDTKKKRVITADKGDGKGEGSSGSGKDFELFALVCFRKKDFGVIISTDKDGTYKILKESSEGPAAVTVERTEIKSALCDLKLSAQDLHNKTIIVNDNVKVLEGPSQGKQGVVRHIYRGIVFVYDGNEEENGGYFTAKAIMCEKVKLAVGDFSGTGKDGEPGPLVFDDQPSSPRSPLSPKKPWQARESDREFNRGDSDSLFAIGQTLRIRIGPLKGYLCRVTGIRRSDVTVKLDSQQKFLTVKSEHLSVVQGKSTAVSTSDDPDSSSLKPFDLLGGAEGGSGGWMNSNAGTSTGGCGWNAGETSTGGGGWNAGQTSTGGDGWNAGQTSTGGGGWNAGQTSTGGGGWNAGETSAERSAWSNPSAPSSVPGSTSDPPSSQGNAEDNGWGAKSTSTPKPSWGVTENTTVTSEPDQSGGWGIGGGSSGQAELNDNQNTSWGTKSTSTPKPSWGATVNTGTTSEPDQSSGWGKGGGSSGQAELNDSQNTSWGTKSTSTPKPSWGAAVNTGTTSEPDQSGAWGKGGGSSGQAELNDNQNTSWGTKSTSAPKPSWGAAVNTGTTSEPDQSGGWGKSGGSAGQAELNDNQNTSWGTKSTSAPKPSWGAAVNTGTTSEPDQSGGWGKSGGSSVQAQLNDNQNSGHSSWGTKSTSTSKPSWGAAVNTGTTSEPDQSSGWGKGGGSSGQAELNDNQNTSWGNKSTSTPKPSWGAAVNTGVPSEPDQSGGWGKGGGSSGQAELNDNQNTAWGTKSTSTLKPSWGAAVNTGTTSESDQSGGWGKKSEWNSGNSGSQASDVNKSKWNSDPQSQDSNWGKKSNWNSSSGGASEGTNWRSNEGPNETSEDGGGGRGGYRGRGGSDRGGSDRGGSDRGGFRGRGFRGRGERGGFGGRGRSDNEGFGGRDRGFGGGRGRGRNDQPGAWNNSRDSGEDGSSGWKNNSGSGAWNQNSGDKKDGGSWSHDNADKERSSNAGGGSNKPWQSWTSASGGASSGWNSDGPGQGTEDKGGAGWAKGTDSGAGWAKGTDSGAGWAKGTDSSAGWAKGTESAPDKGQSSSWNDSAANGGAAGSWGGKKNDNGSKGGW